In a single window of the Streptomyces sp. 846.5 genome:
- a CDS encoding TetR family transcriptional regulator has product MQVTSVAEDRRPFTTTARRAQIVQAAIETIAEVGFSRASFARIAERAELSSTRLISYHFAGKDELIQQVVGEVSSALGAFVSDKVDGQGTAAAALRAYIEAKVEFVASHRTQMKALLSIFLSGGLHYDSATDQSVVSPVEGILRQGQSGGEFRDFDAHVMATTIQRAVDGLPFMLEADPDLDLRHHARELVTLFELATRQDLLECT; this is encoded by the coding sequence ATGCAGGTAACCAGTGTGGCCGAGGACAGGCGACCGTTCACGACCACAGCCCGGCGGGCGCAGATCGTGCAGGCCGCGATAGAGACCATCGCCGAGGTCGGTTTCTCACGGGCCTCGTTCGCGCGGATCGCGGAACGGGCGGAGCTGAGCAGCACGCGGCTGATCTCGTACCACTTCGCCGGCAAGGACGAGTTGATCCAGCAGGTGGTCGGGGAAGTGTCGTCCGCGCTCGGCGCCTTCGTGTCCGACAAGGTGGACGGCCAGGGCACGGCCGCGGCGGCGCTGCGCGCCTACATCGAGGCCAAGGTCGAGTTCGTCGCGAGCCACCGCACGCAGATGAAGGCACTGCTGTCGATCTTCCTCAGCGGCGGGCTGCACTACGACTCGGCGACCGACCAGAGTGTCGTCTCCCCGGTCGAGGGCATCCTGCGCCAGGGTCAGTCCGGCGGCGAGTTCCGGGACTTCGACGCACATGTGATGGCGACGACCATTCAGCGAGCCGTCGACGGGCTGCCGTTCATGCTGGAGGCCGACCCCGACCTGGACCTGCGCCACCACGCGCGGGAACTGGTGACCTTGTTCGAATTGGCCACGCGCCAGGATCTACTGGAGTGCACATGA